CGGAGATGGTCGACAGGCTTCTGGCCGAGCAGGGCAGGGTTCTGGCGCAGCTGGACGAGCGCCGGAAGATCGTGACCTTCCAGGGAACCGCCTCGCTCCTGCGGCTCGCCGAAGCTGTCATAGCGCGATACGAGCGTGCCAAGACCGGGCGCGGGTTTCTTGATTTCGAAGATCTCGTCGTGAAGTCCGCGACATTGCTGCAGAAGTCGGATGCGGCGCTTTGGGTGCAATACAAACTGGATCAGGGGCTGGATCACATCCTCGTCGATGAAGCCCAGGACACGAGCCCGCGCCAGTGGGAGGTGGTGACATCGCTCGCTTCGGAATTCTTTTCCGGAACGGGGGCACATGAGCGCACCAGGACGCTCTTTGCCGTGGGGGACGAGAAGCAGTCCATATATTCCTTTCAAGGAGCCGTCCCCGCCTATTTCGATGCGATGCGGCGCGCCTTTTCAAGCAAGGCGGAGGCGGCGGAACAGGAGTTTCACTCAGTCAATCTTCAGCTCTCCTTCCGCTCCACGCCGGACGTTCTGGGAGCGGTCGACAAGGTCTTTCAGGACGAGGGCGCACATCGTGGCTTGTCGCAGGACGTGAGGGCTCCGGTGCACGAGGCGATCCGGCGCGACCCCGGAATCGTCGATCTGTGGCCGCTCGAGGCCGATGCGGAAACGGAAGAGCCTGAAGACTGGCGCTTGCCCATCGACCACATCGGCTCCGGGAGCCCGATGCTCAAGACCGCCCGCAGGATCGCCTCGGAGATTGCGGCGTGGGTCCGCGGCGGTGAGGCTGATCCGGGAGACGTCATGATCCTGGTGCGCAAGCGCGGTCCCTTTGTCGACGCGCTGAACCGGGAACTCAAGCAGCAGGACATCCCGACGGCAGGCAGTGACCGGCTTGTCCTGACCGAGCATATCGCGGTCCAGGATCTGACCGCGCTCGGCCGTTTCATGCTGCTGCCGGAAGACGACCTCTCGCTCGCAGCTGTCCTGAAGAGCCCGCTCTTTGGTCTGCTGGACGACGACCTGGTTGAGATCGCACGCGAAACGGACGACAGGGTGCGTCCCGGGACGCTGTGGCAAATGCTGGTGAAGCGCTCGGAAATCGAGGAAAAGTGGCAATCGGTCCGGACCCGCCTTGAAGACTGGCGCGCGCGCGCCGACTTTGTTCCGCCTTACGAATTCTTTGCCCGTCTGCTCGGGCCGGATGGCGGGCGCAGGGCCTTTCGGGCACGCCTCGGCGTTGAGGTTGACGATGTTCTGGACGAGTTCCTGGCACTGACCACCGCTTACGAACAGTCCGGCACACCGGGGCTGGAAGGGTTTCTGGCCTGGCTGGCTGCCGCGCCGACGGAAATCAAGAGGGAACTGACCAACACCAAGGGCATGGTCCGGATCATGACCGTGCACGGATCGAAGGGTCTGGAGGCCCGGATCGTGGTGCTCGTCGACCCGGGAGCCGCGCCTGTGAGCGCCATTCACGACCCGTCCTTCCTGCCGCACAAGCGATTGAACAACGACCTGCTTCCGCCCGCGCTTGTTTGGTTGCCGCCGAAGGTTGACCGGACACCGTGGCACGAGGCCGCGGTTGAGGACCTTCGCGCAGTCCAGGCCGAAGAGTACAGACGGCTTCTCTATGTGGCTCTGACGCGTGCAGAAGACCGCCTGGTCGTGTGCGGGTGGGAACCGAAGCGCGGGCAGCACGAGGAGTGCTGGTATGCGCTTGTGGAGCGGGCGCTGAAACCCGGAGCGAAAGAGCTGACGAACGACCGGGGTGAGGTCGTCGGCTGGCGCTGGCAGATGACCGCCGCTGACGCCCGCGCGCCGTCCGGGACCGGGAAACCGTCGCAAATGCCGGGCGGAGAAGCGCCTGAGGAGTTGCCGGACTGGCTGCTGACGCCCGTTGCACCGCTGCCCAGGAAAAAACGTCTGCAGCCGTCACGGGTTTTCGAGGAGCTCGAAACCAAGGACGGGATCGAACCGGTTCCTGCACCGGCCCGTCTGCTGGGCAACACCCAGCCCGCGTCCTGGCCCCTGGAGCGCGGCCGTCTGGTTCACCGGCTTCTGGAACTTTTGCCTGCCGTACCCGAAGAAGAACGCTTTGCGTCGGCGGACCGGTTCTTGAAGCAGGAACTGAAGCCTGAATTTGCCGGATATGCGGGCAGGCTGTTGAACGAAGTCGCAACGATCCTGCAATCAGGCGATTTTGCGCCGCTGTTCGGAGGCGCTACACAGGCGGAAGTTCCGGTCGTCGGCTCGATTCGGGCCAGTGACGGCACCGAAGTTGACATCTCCGGACAGATCGACCGGCTCCTTATTGAGGATAACCGGGTTGTGATTGTGGATTACAAGACAAACCTCAACCCGCCTGAGACCGTCCATGCCGTACCGCTTGAATACCGCGCCCAGCTCAGTGTTTACAGGGAGTTGCTGCGCCGGATCTATCCGGACCGGGACGTTTCGGCCTGCCTCTTGTGGACCTCCGTACCGTCTTTGATGGAAATTCCGTCCGAGATTCTCGATGCGACGCTTAACTCGCTCAAGCCGGATGGCACTTCGGCTTGACGACCGGCCTGACGGTACCTACGTTCGGGCCAACAGACACGCTTACATCGGGTAGGCGTGACACATCGAACCACGAGATCTTGATATGGCAACCACCCAAGTTACCGATGCTTCCTTCGAAGCCGAAGTTCTGAAATCCGATGGCCCCGTCGTCGTCGACTTCTGGGCCGAATGGTGCGGTCCGTGTAAAATGATCGCGCCCGCGCTTGAAGAAATCTCCGACGAGATGGACGGCGCGGTGAAGATCACCAAGCTCAACATCGACGAGAACCAGGACATGGCCATGAAATATGGCGTCCGTTCCATCCCGATGCTGATCCTGTTCAAGGATGGCGAGCCCATGGCGACCCAGGTGGGTGCGGCGCCGAAAGGCAAACTCGCGGACTGGATCAAGAGCGCTATCTAACCCAAGCTTCTGGCGGCTGCCCGGCTGCGGATCATAAGGACGCATCCGGCGGATAGGCGATGGCTTGTCCGCCGATTTGCTTTGAAATCTCCGCGACCGGACGTATAAGCATCCGCATACAGATCGAGCCGAACGGAACATCTATGAGTGACGAGAACAAATCCCCGGAAGAACAGCCGTCCGATCCGGCCCGGGACGCTGACGCAGCCGCAGCACAGACGGAAGCGCCTGAGGCGGCAGCCGATCCGGTCGACGTGCTGAAAGGCGAGAACGCGGAGCTCAAGGATAGGGCTCTGCGCACCATGGCGGAAATGGAAAACCTGCGCCGGCGCACCGAAAAGGAAGTCAAAGACGCAAGGCAATATGCCGTGTCCGGTTTTGCCCGCGACATGCTGACAGTGTCGGACAATCTGCGCCGCGCGCTTGAGGCTCTGCCGGAAGATGACCGCAAGAATGCTGACGCGGGCGTCGCGGCGCTGATCGATGGTGTCGAAATGATTGAGCGCGACCTGCTCAACCAGCTCGAGAAGAACGGTGTGCGCAAGCTGGATCCCGAAGGCCAGAAATTCGACCCGAATTTCCATCAGGCGATGTTCGAGGTTCCGAACACCGAAGTCCCGAACAACACGGTTGTTCAGGTCGTGCAGGCGGGCTACGTCATTGGCGAGCGCGTGCTGCGTCCGGCCATGGTCGGCGTTTCAAAGGGTGGACCGAAGGATGCGCCCAAGGCGGATGCCGGCGGCGACGCGGGACAGACAGTCGACAAGAACGCTTGACGCGGAACCACTTGAACTCTTTTCTTGGAAGCCGCTCCCGCTTGCGCCCGGAGCGGCTTTTTGTTGGAGACCGCGATGCTGCTTCAGCTGCTCGACTATCTGGGTGTTGCCGTTTTTGCGGTTTCGGGGGGCATCGTCGCCTCCCGGAAAAAACTTGATTTCATAGCACTTCTGTTTTTCGCGACGGTGACTGGAATCGGTGGCGGCACCCTGCGGGATCTGTTGCTGGGTGTGCCGGTCTTCTGGATAGAGAACGAGGCCTATGTGCTCGTCTGTCTCTTCGTCAGTATTCTCGTCTGGTTTTTCGCGCACATGATCGAACGTCTGAACAAGCCGCTCAGATGGGCCGATGCGGTCGGCATATCGGCCTATTCCGTCATGGGCGCGGCAAAGGCCATGTCTGTGGGCGACACGGTGCTCGTCGCTGTCCTGATGGGCGTTGCCACGGCCACTTTCGGAGGTGTCATCCGCGACACGATCGCAGGTGAAGCGTCTTCGATCGTCAAGCCGGAGATCTATGTCAGTGCCGCCTTCGCGGGCGCCGGGAGCTTTGTTCTGCTCACCATGCTTGGGGTTCCCCAACTTGCTGCAGCCGGTCTGGCAGCACTCGTTGCACTCGTTCTTCGCGGTGGCGCCATCCAGAAAGGCTGGACCCTGCCGGGCTACGGGCGATCACGGTCTTAAGGCTCGATTTTGTTTTGGCACAGCGCTTCAAGATGATCGGAAAGTGCACTAGAGTACCCATAAAGGAAACTGTACCCTAGGTTGTGTTTCTCGCAGGGCAAAGCAGGTCGAGGTTGCAATGGTTGAGCATGGCACATTCTACTGGAACGAACTGATGACGCGCGACACCGGCAAGGCCAGGGAGTTCTACGGCAAGTCTCTCGGCTGGACCTTTGCCGAGATGCCGATGGACGACGGCGCTGTCTACGTTGTCGCCAACCTCGGCGACAAGCCGGTCGGTGGCATGTTCCAGATGAATGGCCCACATTTCGAGGGCGTTCCGGAACACTGGATGTCCTATATTGCGGTCGACAATATCGACGAGCGTCTTGAACTCGCGGTCGCCCATGGAGGCGAAGTCATCAGGCCGCCCTTTGACGTCGCGGGTATCGGCAGGATTGCGATCCTGAAGGATGTCGGTGGTGCCGTTCAGGGCTGGATGACACCGGCGGAATTGACGGATTAGAGCCGCTTCTGTCCTGTTCAGGATTTGCCGCATGCGCGGCAAGACCGGGAACCTGTGTGGTCAATGTGTGCTGAACTGGGTTGGACAGAGTGCCGCCGGGATCCGGGTCCTGTGAGACCTTTTGATGGCTCCCTGCCTCCGCAGGGAGGACAGGAACGAGCCCTGGTCTGTCAAGTCACCCGTTTAGCCTCTCATCGTCATCCCGGACGCAGCAAAGCGGAGATCCGGGACCGGAGAGCCACCGCGTTGGCGATGAACAGGACTTGGCGGCTCCCCGATCCCGGCTCGCGCTGCGCTTGGCCGGGATGACGATCGAGAGTGGAAATGCGAGGAACAATCCTGTCGGTCGTCATTGCCGGACTTGATCCGGCAATCCATGCCGCTTCGTCCCGGCAACGAAAAGCCCTGCATGCGGAAACGCAATCATCAGAGATGAAACGCCATTCAAAAATCCCACCTAAACACAGTTGCCGGTACCCCCGTGATTGGAGGTGATAAAAGAGAAACAAGCGGCTCCCCGATCTCGGCTCGCGCTGCGCTTGGCCGGGATGACGATCGAGACTGGAAATGCCAGGAACAATCCTGTCGGTCGTCATTGCCGGACTTGATCCGGCAATCCATGCCGCTTCGTCCCGGCAACGAAAAGCCGTGCAAGCGGAAACGTAGTCATCAGAGATGAAACGTCATTCAAAAATCCAGCCTAAACCCAGGCTTAAGTCCGAATGTCGTGCAAAAAAACAAAGCCGGTTCCTGAGGAACCGGCTTTTTGTTCTTCCTAGAAGACAAGCCCCGACGTGGCTGAGACATAAAAAATCAGGCCAATCGATATTGCTGGTAGGCTTGCCGAATAGGCAAGTGTCGTCAGCATTGTTCTGCTCCTTTGCAAAACGCTATGGTGAAGCGTTGAACGCTCTGCCTTATCTGGCACCTAAGCTGTGAAACGCTTCGAAAGTCTCCCCTCTGCTGGGTACTAATGTGGTGTCCCGCGTGCGGAGTTCCAGATCTCAGGACCTCAAAAAAACGTGTGCTGCAAGCGCGTAGTCTTCGAGACCGGTCTTGGTGCTCGGAAGAAAGAGCGTTCTCTGACCGTAATACCGCCTGCCGGCCTTGCTGCCCTGCGCGAGTTCGAAGAGGTCGGCGGCGCATTCGAGATCGGCATTTGCCGGGGTGGATTTGTCGGAAGAAAACAGCCTTGCTTCTTCCAGGAAAGCCGACGGAACGGTTGCTGCGATGTCCAGAACATCGACATGGCAGCCGACAGGCGGGTCGAGATAGGTAAGCGCGTGATACGTGCCGCTCTCGCTATCGGGACCGGCGATGCAGATCATGTCGGCACCTTCCTGGGCGGCATGAATTTCCGTTGTCTCGCCCAGCCTGACCTTGGCAAGGGAGGGCTGGTTCGCAGCCTTTCTTCGTGTCTCCGCCGAGGTCCCGGCAAACAGGATCGATGTCAGCTTCCGGGTTGTGGCAAAGGCCGACAGGACGCGCGGCAGCAGCGGATTGTCACCGATGACCAGGAGCCGTGCCGTATCTTCGCGGGACAGATAGGACGCAGCCAAAGCATGCAGGGCGGCGGTCCGCCACGCGCTCAGGCGCATGCCGTCGATGAGGGCGATCGGCTGGGCACCGGTTCCCGAGAACAGAATGTAGAGGCTCGAGGAACTCGTCTTTTGTTCCGGCAGTTCAAGGGAAAGGCTACAGCCGACATAGCCGCGCGTCACATCCCTCTGTGCGGCAAAATTTGTCCAGGCCGGTTGAACGTTGAGACGCCCCACCGCCTCGTCGAGACGGTTTACCTGCTGTTCGGGGATGGTCGGCGCGATCGTATTGGACCGGAAGGCGCGTCGCAGTGTTTCGATTACGTCTCTGTCTTCCAGGCAGGCGTCAATCTCGTCGCTTGAGATAATCCGCATTCATCCGTCCGGTCCTAGGCAGCCGAGCGCTTGTCCGGCGCAAGCAGACCTTTTGTAGCGCTTGTCCGGCGCAAGCAGACCTTTTGTATTTGCCGAGGGCTGTGTGGCGCCTGTCATTTCACGAAGCTGATCGGCTTCCTTGTGCCACTTGTCGGCCTCGCGCCGCTTGAGCCGCGCTTCTTTCCGCCAGCGTCCCTGCTTCGCCCAGGCACCCAGGCCGCCGACAACGATGCCGACACCGAGGCTTGCGAAAATCACCCAGAACAGAGGTATGTCGGGAATTGTCAGCCGCGGGTCCTGCGGGTCGAACGGATTGAGAGACAGATTGACCGTATGCCTGTTTGCAACGGACAGGGGCACGAGAACAACCGCGATCGCAAGCAGGATCAGGTTCTTGATGAAACGGGTCAAGTCGGTCTCCCCGGAAGTGTCAGATCAATGCTCAATTTCGAACGGTGGACCGGCAAGTGGCGCTTAATCGTCGCCGTGGTCGACACCGTCATTCAAACGTATACGCATTTCCTTGCCGGTTTTGAAGAAGGGAACGTGTTTCTCGTCAACTTCCACTTTTTGTCCGGTTCGCGGATTGCGTCCGACACGGGCCGGCCGGTTTTTTACGGAAAAGGCGCCAAATCCGCGCAATTCAACCCTGTCTCCACGCATGAGGGCCTCGGTGATCTCATCGAGAATAGCATTCACGATATTCTCGACGTCACGCTGGTAGAGATGCGGATTCTGTTCTGCGATATGCTGAACCAGCTCAGATTTGATCATTGAGTGCCCCCTCGCTTACGGTTTTTGTTCTGCCGCGTCTGAAGCCTGCCAAACGGATACGAGCCCGTCAAGCGTAAGGCCCCGTGGAATCAGCCCCTTAGCGTCATTTAACGGGTTTAAGATGGCAGATCCGATGCCTTTTCCGAATTCTCGGGAGATTCGAGAGGAAAATGGCAGCTCCTCGAGGTTTTCGTTTGTCGTCCATGTCAGCACCGGCAGATCCTTGGAAACCCCTTTTTCCGTTTCCAGCCATTCGACCGCCTTGTCCTCGCCTCCGATGGCATCTACGAGCTTGTTTTCCAGTGCGCTATGCCCCGTCAGGATACGCCCGTTGGCGAGACCCTTGGCGGTCGTTTCGTCAAGCTCACGGCGCTCGGCAACAAGTCCGACAAACCAGGTGTAGGAGTCGTTGACCAGCGACTGCAGCATTGCGCGCGCCTGCGGTGTTGTCGCGGAATAGAAGTCCGGCTCCGCCTTCAGCGGCGCGCTTTTGACCGCTTCCATTTCCACGCCGACCGTGTCCAGCAGTTTCTCGAAATTGCCGAACTGGAACAACACCCCGATCGATCCGGTGATCGTGTTGTAGCGCGCGACGATATGGTCGGACGCAAGCGCCACCATGTATCCGGCCGATGTGCCGATCGTCCGGATTTCCGCAACCACCGGCTTCTTTTCAGCCAGTTCACGCAAGGCCTGGTAAAGAGCTTCTCCGCCGGTGGTGCTGCCGCCCGGAGAATTGATGGAGATGACGACGCCCTTGACGGCATCCGCTTTTCCGATCTTCTCGATCATCTTCAGCGTTTTCCGGTTTTCGACGATGACACCCTCGATCGGGATCCGGGCAATATGGGCGGACCGCTTGGAAAGACCCGACACGCCCGACACGAACGCCAGGCCGGCAACGAGCGCCCCTGCAATAATGATGAACGTTGCCGCGCGCCAGAACGTCACCTTGCGCCGCAACCGCCTTCTGTCCACGAGCGCATCAACATCAACAGCCATGTACCGGGCCTCTCCGAACAAGATCTTTTGGAAACCAGGAACCTAAATAGGGTGAGTGTCCTGCGAATTGCAATCGCTTATCGAACTCTGGCACCAGAATGAGGCAGTTTGGGGCAGGTCGTCGGAAAAATTCACCGCACGCGGTATTATTGGGAGAGCGAAACCAGGAACGCGACCCAGAAATAGCAGACCAGCAGCGACACGACTGTTACCGGCAGCACGAAACGCGTGAACTGCCAGAACTGGAACGGTGTCACGCCGTGTTTTTCTGCCTGTTGGACAATGATCACGTTGCTGGCCGCGCTCAGGATAAAGAGGTTGCCTGCAAGGGTTGAAATCCCCGACAGCAGCATGAGCGTCGGCGTGTCGTGTCCGCTCAGAAGGTTCAGGTAGATCTCGACAAGTGGCACGTTCGAGAACACCTGGCTGCCGAAAAAGGCGATCGAGGTCACCATAAGCGGGTCGCCGAGTTGGTCGTGCCAGGGGCTGAGCCAGTGCTGCAGGGCGCCGGATTTCAGGACTGCTCCCGTCACGATGAACATGGAGACGAAGAAGATCAGCGTGTGCCAGTCGACTTCCTTCACGAGCCTGACGCGCTGGTCGGTGAACAGAAACAGCGGGATTGCCGCGATCAGGCTGAGAACCCCGAGCGGCAGATCCGGCAGGATGTCGCTTTCGTGCGCGATGCTGTCCGCGATGACAAGGACGCACAGCAGAGCAGTGGAGACGAGCGCCGGCCAGCTGCGCGCGGACTGTTCGTCTGGCGCGACATGCTCGGGCGCGTTTCCCTTCGGAGCTTTTGCGAAACAGATCCAGAACCAGACCAGCGTGAAGACCAGGGAGACAAGAGCGGGCACGGCGAGCCACTCCAGGAAGACACCGACCGGGTTCTGGAAATGACCGTCGGCGACGATGAGCAGGTTTTGCGGGTTTCCGACAGGGGAAAACATGCTGCCGACCGTGACCGAAACGCAAAGCGCGATCAATGGCAGCGCAGCCGCAATGCGCAGGCTGGCGGCGATGGCAATTGCGATCGGCGTTCCGATCGCGGCCGCGGCATCATTCGTCAGAACCGCGGAGACGAGTGTCACGAATACAATGAAATAAAGCAGGATCTGCGGGATGGACCGGTCGTCGGCGCAAATCCAGCCGCTTACCCTTTCAGATATTCCCGAAGCAAACAGCGCATGCGAAATAGCAAAGACACCGAACAGATAAGCGATAACATTCCAGTCGATCGCCTTCAGGGCTTCAGCAGGAGAAATATTTCCGGTCACGAGCAGAAAAACTGCGCCGGTTGTCATGATCATCCAGATTTTCAACCAGTCTGGGAGCCATTGCCGGATTGCAATGAAGAAGAAAACCAGAATTGAGACAATCAAACTTAAAGGCATCTAACCTGTTCTCGTGCTTTTGACGCAGCGTATTGAAATTCGATTTTTGAGTGTAGTCCCATGAATGTTTAAATTTTTGTTTGTGGTCCTCGTATAGGACGTAAAGAGACCCGGAACCCGAGGCGCAGAACATGCAGTTGAACAAACCATTGCTGGGCGTGAACTTTTTCGCCGGAGACGTTGTCGGTGGGATCGGGCCCTATCTGGCGATCTACCTCCTGTCATTGCAGCACTGGTCTCCCGGTTCGATCGGCATCGCGCTTGCCGCCGGGAGCATCGCGACGGTCGTCATGCAGTCACCTGCCGGCGCCATTGTCGATGCGGTCAAGTGGAAGCGCGCGCTGCTGATCGTGTGCGCCGTTGCGATCGCCACGAGCACAATCGGGATCCTAGCCTTCAATGATGCCGTTGCGGTCTATGCGGCACAGATCCTGATCGGCTCTTCCTCCGCCTTCATGGGGCCGCTCATAGCCGCCGTGACACTCGGTCTTGTCGGGCATGCCTATTTCACGAAACAGACCAGTGCCAATCAGGCCTGGAACCACGCGGGCAACATGATTGCGGCCATGCTGGCGGCCGTCCTCGCGCTGACCTGGTCGGCACTCGGCGTTTTCTGGCTGGTGGCGGCGATGGCGTGCGGCATGATCGTCTGTGCTCTCCTGATCAACAAGGATGACATCGACCACGAGATGGCCCGCGGCGGCGTCGCGCAGGAAAACACGGGCACGAAAGCGCCGGAGGGCATCCTGAGCCTGTTCGAAGACAGGCGCCTGCTGGTCTTTGCCATCTGCATCTTCCTGTTTCACTCGGCCAATGCGTCAATGCTGCCGCTTGTCAGCCAGAAGCTGTCGTCCAACAGCGATGCGGAGCATGGCGTGGCGTTCACGGCGGCCTGTGTCATCGCCGCCCAGCTGGTCATGATCGTCATGGCGATCTTCTGCGGCAAGAAAGCCGACGTCTGGGGCCGCAAACCGCTGCTGCTCATTGCGTTCCTCGTGCTCCCGGTAAGGGGCATCCTGTTCAGCCAGTTTGACAACACCTATGCGCTCGTCGCCATCCAGGCGCTGGACGGGGTTGCGAACGGCATCTTTGCGATGGTGTTTCTTCTGGTTCTCGCCGACATCACCGCCGGGACCGGCCGCTTCAATTTTGCGCAAGGCGTGCTGGCGATGCTGATCGGGATCGGAGCATCCCTGAGCAACATCGTTGCGGAATACATTGTCCAGTTCACGAGCTATACCACCGGGTTCCTGTGCCTGGCGGCGACGGCGACCGTCGGCCTTGTCATCTATACGCTCTTCATGGAAGAAACCCTGGAGAAAAAGCCGGAGCCGGCGTCGGAATCGAGCGCCGCCTGAGATCTGTACTTGGGCGTGCACGAAAAAGCCCGCCTTGCGGCGGGCATCTCGACGGTTGCCGTCAGCGGGTGCCGCTATTTGATAGCGGCCAGCGTGATTTCAAATGTCAGCGCCTTGCCCGCGAGCGGATGGTTGGCATCCAGGACAACTTCCTCCTCGGAAAACTCGACGACCGTGACCGCCATGGTTTGTCCGGTCTCGGTCTGGGCCTGCAGCTGCAGGCCTTTTTCGAGCGGCACGCTGGGAGGAATATGGGCACGCGGCACGGTTTGCCGGGCCTCCGGGTTCACCGCTCCGTAAGCCTCCTCGGCCTCGACCCGTACGGTCTTTTCGTCGCCGATCTTCATGCCCGGGATCGCCTTGTCGAGACCGGGGATGATCTGACCGGAGCCAACGGTGAATTCGAGCGGTTCGCGGCCTTCGGAACTGTCGAAGATGGAACCGTCATCCAGTGTGCCCTTGTAGTGAAGTTGCACCGTGTCACCGGCCTTGGCTTCGCTCATGTTGCCTGTCGCAATCCTGTCTGGAGGTGAATCTGGAGGCCGCGCAGAAAACGCGGCTGCTCGTTGAGAGCTGAAGCGTAAAGCAAGGCGGTGAAATGTAAAGCTCGCAAGATTTACGTAAATTCGGTGTCCGTCTCCTGCGGCGCCTGGCGACGCGGCAGGAGACGCGCTTCACTCACCACATCATGACCGCGGTCTCGCCTTCGGCCCAGTTGTAATAGAGCCTGATCCGGAGCTTGTACTTGCGGTTCTTGACCAGGCGGACCGTGAAACGCGCATTGCGGTTGAAACCGCTGTCGTCGTCGCCCTCAACGAAGACGGGTTCGCCGTCAACGTCCTCGAACAGCACCATGACCGTATCGGAACGCCCGAATGTCGAGAAAGTGTATTCCCTGGAATGGGCGGGGATGACGACGAAGTCCTTCTGATCGCCGGGTGCCAGCGCGAGCCGCTCGGACTGGAACGGCTTGAGTTGCGGCAGAACCGTTGAGCCGCCCAGGGAAGGGTAGAACCGCCGGGCAACGTCCTTGTCCTTTTCGGAGAGCCCTGCTGCCGGTCTGAGCCCGGCCCGGAACCGCGCCGGTTGATCGATCAGTCCGGCCGAAAACGAATAGTGCATGATCGAATCCGGATCCCATTCCGAACCATCGACGGAAGAGGGATCCAGCGTATTCAGAATATTGTGGTCGGTTCTTGCCCTGTCCCAGGGTGGGTTCTGCGTCCTGCGGAAATGCTCGTAAACGGCCTCCCTGTTCCAGACGAGACCGGTATTGGGATTTTGGTGTTCGTGCTTGAACCCCAGCGCGTGACCGATTTCATGGATTGCGGTGTCGAGGCCGTTTGGGCCGGACTGGGTAATGTCCCAGCCGAAGTTCATGGTCCTCTCTGTCTGGCCGACCCGCAGGGCAACCGTACCGACATAGGACCAGGAACCGTTGTTGCGCAGAAAACCGATCCTGAGTTCCGCGTCTTCGATGTCGCTCACTTCCGTGAATGTGAGACCGATTCCGACATCCTTCCAGACCTGGAAGGCTTGTCTGACGACGTCCTGCTCGTCACGCGGGCCACCGAAGCGCCCGTCCTTGAAAAGGTAGTAGTGAATGTTCGTTCCGTTCACCCACTTGTCGCCGGTCGACAGGATTGCGTTTTCCCGTTCGGGCGAAATTCCGGCAGCGAACTCCCGCTTCGGAAGGACCGGGAGCGAGCATGCCAATGCAGTGCCTGCTTCCCCTTCTGCGTCCTGCTCCAGTCCGTAGGAAGTCACGTCCAGACGGTCTTCCAGTTCCTCGATACGGTCTTCGAGTTCGGCGATCCGGGATTTGGATGTCTTGCGCGTTGCCATTCCGAGTCTCCTTGTTTCCAGGGACTACGAAACTGTTGACTTGCAGTTTTGTAGTAAAATAAATCAGTACTTGAAATAAAATTAAGATAGCGCAAGAAATCTATTTCGTAAAACACGCATAACGCGAGGGCAGGTTGTAGATATTTTTTAATAGTAGTAAGGATCGGAAAAAGCATAAACCCGGCCATTCGACCGGGTTTATTTTGTTGGCTGTTTTGAAGCTTAGCGTTTCGGCAGCGGGATCCATTCTGCGACGGACACGTCGGCATGCTGGAACTGCGGCATTTTCTCGCCGAGATCCTCCATGTTGCGCACGTCCTGCTCATTGAGGAAGGACTGGGTGATCAGTGTCGGCGGGACGATGACCTGTTTGCCGGGGTCCTCGCCTGCGAGCATCAGCGCAAGCGTACGGACGCTGACTTCCCCGACAACCGCCGGGTTCGTTGCGACCGTCGCAGCCCAGGCGGAATCCGGTTCGCGCATGGCGGAGATGTCCGCCGTCGAAACGTCTGCCGAATAGATCTTGATATCCTGGCTCAGACCGGCCTCGTCAACGGCGATCTTGACCCCCTTGGCGAATTCGTCATAGGGCGCGAACACCACGTTGATGGTCGGGTTGGCCTGCAGAACGGAGCGTGCCTGGTTGGCCACCGAATTGGCAATCGGGTTGTCCAGAGTCCCGAACATCGCCGCTTCCTTGATACCCGGGTTGGCTTCCTTC
This region of uncultured Roseibium sp. genomic DNA includes:
- a CDS encoding SLC13 family permease → MIMTTGAVFLLVTGNISPAEALKAIDWNVIAYLFGVFAISHALFASGISERVSGWICADDRSIPQILLYFIVFVTLVSAVLTNDAAAAIGTPIAIAIAASLRIAAALPLIALCVSVTVGSMFSPVGNPQNLLIVADGHFQNPVGVFLEWLAVPALVSLVFTLVWFWICFAKAPKGNAPEHVAPDEQSARSWPALVSTALLCVLVIADSIAHESDILPDLPLGVLSLIAAIPLFLFTDQRVRLVKEVDWHTLIFFVSMFIVTGAVLKSGALQHWLSPWHDQLGDPLMVTSIAFFGSQVFSNVPLVEIYLNLLSGHDTPTLMLLSGISTLAGNLFILSAASNVIIVQQAEKHGVTPFQFWQFTRFVLPVTVVSLLVCYFWVAFLVSLSQ
- a CDS encoding MFS transporter, with translation MQLNKPLLGVNFFAGDVVGGIGPYLAIYLLSLQHWSPGSIGIALAAGSIATVVMQSPAGAIVDAVKWKRALLIVCAVAIATSTIGILAFNDAVAVYAAQILIGSSSAFMGPLIAAVTLGLVGHAYFTKQTSANQAWNHAGNMIAAMLAAVLALTWSALGVFWLVAAMACGMIVCALLINKDDIDHEMARGGVAQENTGTKAPEGILSLFEDRRLLVFAICIFLFHSANASMLPLVSQKLSSNSDAEHGVAFTAACVIAAQLVMIVMAIFCGKKADVWGRKPLLLIAFLVLPVRGILFSQFDNTYALVAIQALDGVANGIFAMVFLLVLADITAGTGRFNFAQGVLAMLIGIGASLSNIVAEYIVQFTSYTTGFLCLAATATVGLVIYTLFMEETLEKKPEPASESSAA
- a CDS encoding ornithine cyclodeaminase; protein product: MRIISSDEIDACLEDRDVIETLRRAFRSNTIAPTIPEQQVNRLDEAVGRLNVQPAWTNFAAQRDVTRGYVGCSLSLELPEQKTSSSSLYILFSGTGAQPIALIDGMRLSAWRTAALHALAASYLSREDTARLLVIGDNPLLPRVLSAFATTRKLTSILFAGTSAETRRKAANQPSLAKVRLGETTEIHAAQEGADMICIAGPDSESGTYHALTYLDPPVGCHVDVLDIAATVPSAFLEEARLFSSDKSTPANADLECAADLFELAQGSKAGRRYYGQRTLFLPSTKTGLEDYALAAHVFLRS
- a CDS encoding peptidylprolyl isomerase — translated: MSEAKAGDTVQLHYKGTLDDGSIFDSSEGREPLEFTVGSGQIIPGLDKAIPGMKIGDEKTVRVEAEEAYGAVNPEARQTVPRAHIPPSVPLEKGLQLQAQTETGQTMAVTVVEFSEEEVVLDANHPLAGKALTFEITLAAIK
- the ihfB gene encoding integration host factor subunit beta, which gives rise to MIKSELVQHIAEQNPHLYQRDVENIVNAILDEITEALMRGDRVELRGFGAFSVKNRPARVGRNPRTGQKVEVDEKHVPFFKTGKEMRIRLNDGVDHGDD
- the sppA gene encoding signal peptide peptidase SppA; this translates as MAVDVDALVDRRRLRRKVTFWRAATFIIIAGALVAGLAFVSGVSGLSKRSAHIARIPIEGVIVENRKTLKMIEKIGKADAVKGVVISINSPGGSTTGGEALYQALRELAEKKPVVAEIRTIGTSAGYMVALASDHIVARYNTITGSIGVLFQFGNFEKLLDTVGVEMEAVKSAPLKAEPDFYSATTPQARAMLQSLVNDSYTWFVGLVAERRELDETTAKGLANGRILTGHSALENKLVDAIGGEDKAVEWLETEKGVSKDLPVLTWTTNENLEELPFSSRISREFGKGIGSAILNPLNDAKGLIPRGLTLDGLVSVWQASDAAEQKP
- a CDS encoding lipopolysaccharide assembly protein LapA domain-containing protein, whose product is MTRFIKNLILLAIAVVLVPLSVANRHTVNLSLNPFDPQDPRLTIPDIPLFWVIFASLGVGIVVGGLGAWAKQGRWRKEARLKRREADKWHKEADQLREMTGATQPSANTKGLLAPDKRYKRSACAGQALGCLGPDG